Sequence from the [Bacteroides] pectinophilus genome:
TAAAACTGCGCCACAGCCTTGGCAGGCCATCGCGCAGCGATTTTGTTCAATCAAAATTTCAGGAGGTATAATAAAATGTCAGACGTATATGAAAACTGTCCAGCTTTTGAAAATGATAAATTTCTACTGAGGTTTTCGCAACTTGATGATGCCGAGGATCTTGTAAGCGTGTATAGTGATAAAAATGCACTACCGTTTTTCAACAGCGATAATTGTCATGGAGATAATTTCTATTATCCAAATGAAGATCGAATGAGACAAGCTATTAAGTTTTGGCTTAGTTCCTATTCATCCAAATGGTTTGTCAGGTGGACAATTATTGACAAAGAAAAGCATGAAGCTATCGGCACGATTGAAGTGTTTCATCGTAGTGCAAACGACAACTTTAATCATGTGGGTGTTCTTAGACTTGATTTGAAAAGTGAATATGAAACTTCAGAAGAAATTTTTACAATTATGAATCTTATTGTACCACCTACATTTGATTTGTTTGAGTGCGAGGAAATAATTACAAAAGTTCCTGTTTATGCAGTTGAAAGAATTGAAGCAATGAAAAGAGTAGGATTTAAGAAGTCAACGAAGCTGTTGGTTGGGACAATGGACGGTTACGCTTATAAGGATTATTGGACAATTAACAGAGGAGTATATATCCCTCTGGATGATTTGGAAGCAAAAGAAAAGGCGTGACCGAAGTCGCGCCCAATCTTCCCCATTGCGGGAGCATTTGCAAATACTGTTTTATGGGAACACGAAAGCATTGTCCCTTTTTTCCTCCTTGTGCGTTATATGGGTGATACCAATAATGCACAAGGAGGATTTTATTTATGAAGAAAAAAGAAATTGTCACATTGGCACTAACTACCGCTCTACTGATGACCGCTCATGCCGTACCCGCATCGGCGGCATCAAATGCGCCTGAGAGTATGTCGCAAACAGGTTCGATACAAACCATTACTCCCCGATGGGAAAGCACCAATGTTGTTGTCCCGTCTATCTCAATCTCTGGCAAGCAGATTTCTGTGTCGGTATACATTTCACCAAAAAAATCGACGACATCATCCGTAGGTACCCTCTATCTGGAAAAGAAAGTTGGGAATGGTTGGACACCCGTCACCTCATGGTCGATTGATGGAACTGGATCGGTTAGCATTACCAAAACTTACACCGGCACAATGGGTATTACATACCGCACCAGAGTAGTTGTCACAACTGGGGTAGACAAGATTGATGCAACTTCTACCGAACGCACCGTCTAAAAAATTTAGAAAAAGATTGTCCCTTTTTCTGTGTCTGTCCGTTATACAAGTAAATCCACAAAACAGGAGGTGAAATAAGCGATGGCAACGGTAAATACTTTATGGGAGCATTTGTGTGGGTCTGCTTATTTCTCTTGCCCACTATGGAGGCTGCGACTTAAAATCAGCAGGACAAGCGCATAGCTTATATAGTCGATGTTTAGGTTATGCGCTGCCGATGGTTTTATCTACTAATTTTCCATGCTCTCAATGGGCATTGATACCAAACGAAAGGAGTTAATCTATGAAAAAAGCATTATGTGTCCTGTTATCCGTTGTTATGCTAC
This genomic interval carries:
- a CDS encoding GNAT family N-acetyltransferase, translated to MSDVYENCPAFENDKFLLRFSQLDDAEDLVSVYSDKNALPFFNSDNCHGDNFYYPNEDRMRQAIKFWLSSYSSKWFVRWTIIDKEKHEAIGTIEVFHRSANDNFNHVGVLRLDLKSEYETSEEIFTIMNLIVPPTFDLFECEEIITKVPVYAVERIEAMKRVGFKKSTKLLVGTMDGYAYKDYWTINRGVYIPLDDLEAKEKA
- a CDS encoding cell agglutination protein Mam3, whose protein sequence is MKKKEIVTLALTTALLMTAHAVPASAASNAPESMSQTGSIQTITPRWESTNVVVPSISISGKQISVSVYISPKKSTTSSVGTLYLEKKVGNGWTPVTSWSIDGTGSVSITKTYTGTMGITYRTRVVVTTGVDKIDATSTERTV